The Engystomops pustulosus chromosome 1, aEngPut4.maternal, whole genome shotgun sequence genome has a window encoding:
- the LOC140082007 gene encoding histamine H2 receptor-like: MPMDKNVSLTSNFSMMRRDWNKTSEISSQQVAVGLLLTVIDLVTFLGNTVVFICPAVEKRLRTVTYMFIMSLAMADLLVACLVMPFSIIYEVTGMWLFGRQFCKVWISFDVMFCTASIVTLCFISLDRYCSVVTPYHYSKRMSRRRCIIMTVTIWVYSSLISFLPVMQGWNEIPGIDFDNGKECIFVTNWTFAIVASSLAFYIPFMIMCSMYFFIYRASRLKATRIVSQTLDLHYHPNSKRQNNLQLEHKATRTMSIIISVFVMCWLPYFVLNVWIAAKGSSSASGVLVNAFKYMTWLGYFNSTINPMLYAFLNRDFQRALKKLLICRRWRSQVDIGEDMVSIVTFSKTAQDPEYNIKLPMSNCVLKTKQAMKCPPTVHY, translated from the exons ATGCCGATGGACAAAAATGTGTCGCTGACCTCCAACTTCTCGATGATGAGAAGAGATTGGAATAAGACGTCGGAGATCTCTTCTCAGCAGGTGGCGGTCGGGTTGTTACTGACTGTTATCGATCTTGTCACCTTTTTGGGAAACACGGTTGTGTTTATTTGCCCGGCGGTGGAAAAGAGGCTACGGACCGTCACCTATATGTTCATCATGTCCCTGGCTATGGCTGACCTCCTGGTGGCTTGTCTGGTGATGCCGTTTAG CATCATCTATGAGGTCACCGGGATGTGGCTGTTCGGGAGACAGTTCTGCAAGGTGTGGATCTCATTCGATGTCATGTTCTGCACGGCCTCCATCGTCACCCTGTGCTTCATCAGTCTGGACAGATACTGCTCTGTGGTCACCCCCTACCACTACTCCAAGAGGATGTCCCGGCGCAG ATGCATCATCATGACGGTGACCATATGGGTCTACTCCTCATTAATCTCCTTCCTCCCGGTCATGCAAGGCTGGAACGAAATACCAGGCATAGATTTCGACAACGGAAAAGAGTGCATCTTTGTGACCAACTGGACCTTTGCGATTGTTGCATCTTCTCTGGCCTTCTACATCCCATTCATGatcatgtgcagtatgtacttcTTCATCTACAGAGCTTCCCGTTTAAAGGCCACTCGAATTGTCTCCCAGACCTTGGATCTCCATTACCATCCGAACAGCAAGCGTCAAAACAACTTACAACTAGAACACAAAGCCACCAGAACCATGAGTATCATCATCTCCGTGTTTGTCATGTGCTGGCTTCCTTACTTTGTCTTGAATGTTTGGATAGCCGCAAAGGGTTCCAGTTCGGCCAGTGGTGTTCTGGTCAACGCATTTAAGTACATGACCTGGTTGGGATACTTTAATTCCACCATTAATCCCATGTTGTATGCTTTTCTGAACCGAGACTTCCAGAGAGCTCTCAAGAAGCTCCTCATCTGTAGACGTTGGAGATCACAGGTCGACATTGGAGAGGACATGGTCTCCATAGTCACTTTCTCCAAGACTGCTCAAGATCCCGAATACAACATTAAGTTGCCAATGTCGAACTGTGTATTAAAGACTAAGCAAGCCATGAAATGTCCACCTACAGTGCACTACTAA